Proteins encoded together in one Variovorax paradoxus window:
- a CDS encoding ShlB/FhaC/HecB family hemolysin secretion/activation protein, with protein sequence MALAVALAASPLWGVAQQTPTTPQAFIEQQRQQERERALREQNERTVDQRPQAAPPAPVARIPETEAPCFRIDRVLLLGEQSELFQWAVSDLSGPEGNDSPLGRCLGTAGVNVVLARAQQAAIARGFVTTRVLAAPQDLSTGTLTLSLVPGRIAAIRLTPDSSATLLGSGALLGSAIPARPGDLLNLRDIEQGLENLKRAPTAEADIQIEPSTAPNARPGDSDLVVKYVQTRKWRVALSLDDSGTQATGRYQAGATVSLDNPFGLNDLFYLSANHSINSHFLSEPSYGTEGQTVHYSLPYGYWMLGFTASNSQYHQSVESFNGPITYAGKSNNAEVKLSRLLYRDQSRKTTLALKGFRRESRSIIEDTEVPVQHQVVGGWELGLNHKEFIGEATLEGTLAFKHGTGGFGARTSPQEIYHRDNPAEPLDGTSRMKLYTAEVSLNAPFKLGEQKLRYSGLIRAQWNRTPLMSQDRFAIGGRYTVRGFDGETSLMGERGWLIRNDIGWAMGQSGAELYVGADYGHVGGRSTADQLGRSLAGAVVGVRGQWSKLSYDFFMGAPISKPEGYRTARTTFGFNLNASF encoded by the coding sequence ATGGCGCTGGCCGTGGCCCTCGCCGCTTCTCCGTTGTGGGGGGTCGCGCAGCAGACGCCGACGACGCCTCAAGCCTTCATCGAACAACAACGCCAGCAAGAGCGCGAGCGTGCTTTGCGCGAGCAGAACGAGCGCACCGTCGACCAGCGCCCGCAGGCCGCACCACCCGCACCGGTGGCCCGCATTCCCGAGACCGAGGCCCCGTGCTTCCGCATCGACCGCGTGCTCTTGCTCGGCGAGCAGTCCGAATTGTTCCAGTGGGCGGTTTCCGATCTCTCGGGCCCCGAGGGCAACGATTCCCCCCTCGGCCGCTGCCTGGGCACCGCAGGCGTGAACGTGGTGCTCGCCCGCGCCCAGCAGGCAGCCATCGCGCGCGGCTTCGTCACCACCCGGGTGCTGGCCGCGCCGCAGGACCTGTCCACCGGCACCCTGACCCTCTCGCTGGTGCCCGGGCGCATCGCGGCCATCCGCCTGACGCCGGATTCGTCCGCGACGCTGCTGGGCAGCGGCGCCTTGCTGGGTTCGGCCATTCCGGCCCGTCCGGGCGATCTGCTGAACCTGCGCGACATTGAGCAGGGATTGGAGAACTTGAAGCGCGCCCCCACGGCCGAGGCCGACATCCAGATCGAGCCCTCGACCGCGCCCAACGCCAGGCCGGGCGACAGCGACCTGGTGGTCAAGTACGTGCAGACCCGGAAGTGGCGCGTGGCCCTGAGCCTGGACGACAGCGGCACCCAGGCCACCGGCCGCTACCAGGCCGGCGCCACGGTGTCGTTGGACAACCCCTTCGGGCTGAACGATCTGTTCTACCTGAGCGCCAACCACAGCATCAACAGCCACTTTCTCTCGGAGCCGAGCTACGGCACCGAGGGCCAGACGGTGCACTACTCGCTGCCGTACGGCTACTGGATGCTGGGGTTCACCGCTTCCAACAGCCAGTACCACCAGAGCGTGGAAAGCTTCAACGGGCCCATCACCTACGCCGGCAAGTCCAACAACGCCGAGGTCAAGCTCTCGCGCCTGCTGTACCGCGACCAGAGCCGCAAGACGACGCTGGCGCTCAAGGGCTTCCGCCGGGAGTCGCGCAGCATCATCGAGGACACGGAAGTGCCGGTGCAGCACCAGGTGGTGGGCGGCTGGGAGCTGGGCCTGAACCACAAGGAGTTCATCGGCGAGGCCACGCTGGAGGGCACGCTGGCGTTCAAGCACGGCACGGGCGGCTTTGGCGCCCGGACCTCGCCGCAGGAGATCTACCACCGCGACAACCCCGCCGAGCCGCTGGACGGCACCTCGCGCATGAAGCTGTACACGGCCGAGGTGAGTCTGAATGCGCCGTTCAAGCTGGGCGAACAGAAGCTGCGCTATTCGGGGCTGATCCGCGCGCAGTGGAACCGCACGCCGCTGATGTCGCAGGACCGGTTCGCCATTGGCGGGCGCTACACGGTGCGCGGCTTCGACGGCGAGACGAGCCTGATGGGCGAGCGGGGCTGGCTGATCCGCAATGACATCGGGTGGGCCATGGGACAGAGCGGAGCGGAGCTGTATGTCGGCGCCGACTACGGGCATGTCGGCGGGCGCTCGACGGCCGACCAACTCGGCCGCAGCCTGGCCGGCGCGGTGGTCGGGGTGCGGGGGCAGTGGAGCAAGTTGAGCTATGACTTCTTCATGGGGGCGCCCATCAGCAAGCCGGAGGGGTATCGCACGGCAAGGACCACCTTTGGGTTTAACCTCAATGCGAGCTTTTGA
- the thiL gene encoding thiamine-phosphate kinase, which yields MGEFDLIASYFKRPAKRSPLGVGDDCALLAPAPGMQLAVSSDMLVEGRHFLSTVDAARLGHKALAVNLSDLAACGARPLAFTLALALPGVDEHWLEGFSRGLFALADAHGCELVGGDTTRGPLNICITVFGEVPAGAALLRSGARAGDDIWVSGTLGDARLALEVFRGTLALPADVFSQARMRMEQPTPRVALGQALRGTASAAVDVSDGLVGDLGHILTASRVGATLDADAATSTVAAASTPGLSIEALRTCALSGGDDYELVFTAAPSARAAVEQAGKESFTRVTRIGRIEAEAGLRIVDANGSPVAQRFGSFDHFV from the coding sequence ATGGGTGAATTCGACCTGATCGCAAGCTACTTCAAGCGCCCCGCCAAGCGTTCTCCGCTCGGTGTGGGCGACGACTGCGCATTGCTCGCGCCCGCGCCGGGCATGCAGCTGGCGGTGTCCTCCGACATGCTGGTCGAAGGCCGCCACTTTCTTTCGACGGTCGATGCCGCGCGGCTTGGCCACAAGGCGCTGGCGGTGAACCTCAGCGATCTTGCGGCCTGCGGCGCCAGGCCGCTCGCCTTCACGCTCGCGCTGGCGCTGCCCGGCGTCGACGAGCACTGGCTCGAAGGCTTTTCGCGCGGCCTCTTTGCGCTGGCCGATGCGCATGGATGCGAGCTTGTGGGCGGCGACACCACGCGCGGCCCGCTCAACATCTGCATCACCGTGTTCGGTGAAGTGCCGGCCGGCGCGGCGCTGCTGCGCTCGGGTGCGCGCGCGGGAGACGACATCTGGGTGAGCGGTACGCTGGGCGATGCGCGGCTGGCACTCGAGGTGTTTCGCGGCACGCTCGCATTGCCGGCCGATGTCTTCTCGCAGGCGCGCATGCGCATGGAGCAGCCCACGCCGCGCGTCGCGTTGGGCCAGGCACTGCGCGGCACCGCGTCTGCGGCGGTGGATGTGAGCGACGGGCTCGTGGGCGACCTGGGCCACATCCTCACGGCCAGCCGGGTGGGCGCAACGCTCGATGCCGACGCCGCCACGAGCACGGTGGCCGCCGCATCCACGCCAGGCCTGAGCATCGAGGCGCTGCGCACCTGCGCGCTCTCGGGCGGGGACGACTACGAACTGGTTTTTACCGCCGCGCCTTCTGCGCGCGCCGCGGTCGAGCAAGCGGGCAAGGAGAGTTTCACGCGCGTGACCCGCATCGGCCGCATCGAGGCCGAAGCCGGCCTGCGCATCGTGGACGCGAACGGCTCACCCGTTGCACAGCGCTTCGGCTCGTTCGACCACTTCGTCTGA
- a CDS encoding barstar family protein → MMKIGQLSVRDETAEDDAVLGLDLIQGLPEFAGDGDFGGGNLIISLHGLKLPYVGFTLPDGRVFSLLIDINGRPIQVANFYCVKLLSTQNDVHRYLMQIGRTSLRKLRIFEAWADGNSLSWQDLDGRYSDFWIEACMDLVSSTNWIQDCVANEVINLNLDGLRSKADFYCLLGESIFGYRGYAGGNLDALFEVLTVNRVKKKFLFEDEEKFSDFLGVISGEADYFSKFKSVLVESGSSFVEGA, encoded by the coding sequence ATGATGAAAATAGGTCAATTATCCGTTCGCGATGAGACGGCTGAAGATGATGCTGTTTTAGGACTCGACCTGATTCAAGGCCTCCCGGAGTTTGCGGGAGACGGCGATTTTGGCGGGGGGAATTTGATTATCTCACTTCACGGCCTCAAGCTGCCTTATGTCGGATTCACGCTTCCTGATGGCCGTGTATTTTCATTGCTCATCGATATAAATGGCCGGCCCATTCAGGTTGCCAATTTCTATTGCGTCAAACTTCTTTCCACCCAAAATGATGTCCATCGATATTTGATGCAAATAGGTCGAACGAGCTTGCGGAAATTGAGAATTTTTGAAGCTTGGGCCGATGGCAATTCCTTAAGCTGGCAGGATCTTGATGGTCGATATTCTGATTTTTGGATTGAGGCCTGCATGGATTTGGTAAGTTCAACCAATTGGATTCAAGATTGTGTTGCTAATGAAGTAATTAATCTTAATCTTGATGGTCTGCGTTCTAAGGCGGATTTCTATTGCCTTCTGGGGGAGAGTATTTTTGGATATCGAGGGTATGCGGGTGGCAATCTGGATGCGCTATTCGAGGTACTGACGGTCAATAGGGTCAAGAAGAAGTTTTTATTTGAAGATGAGGAGAAGTTCTCGGATTTCTTGGGCGTGATTTCTGGCGAGGCGGATTATTTTTCGAAGTTCAAATCTGTCTTAGTGGAGTCAGGCTCCAGTTTCGTTGAAGGTGCTTAG
- a CDS encoding hemagglutinin repeat-containing protein — protein sequence MAHTGKQTAVAASQSREVGSVIQGQDNVRLAAGNNLNIRASAVQSTDGALVATAKNDINLTAGQTTTSVATATQKTSNGLFRKSSSSTLDSTTTTEVLSSSLSGKAVAAVAGNDINLQAAQLHSDEAMSLSAGRDINLTTATSSSTELHASQQRTSSTALSRAWALASDAGGPVGGYGNRKNSGNSTSVDITTQAVGTTISAGNLQTVSGRDTTLQAATVVADGNITMLAGRNLTIESAQNTEFSSSSSANAKSGFIGSWSQPGLGHIKDFGAQTTSRTTQQASQVASLTGDITLVAGNEYRQTASSVMAAGQAGPLAGGDVNILAKNVTINEAFNTEQSMTMQRSSSSKLGGSASFMGISTDTLRGGSNTIKAMGDTGDGRMQALGAVNLAMSGKQAYDAASALAGGAGGLSYGVSVSVSRNTSQATSFSNSSEAVGSSVVGSNNVNIVATGGGKDSNIRAVGSTIAAGNTVNLAADNDISLEASKNTSATVGQNSSHGANVGVTFGAGAQNGFSIQLGVSNGKGKNNQNETSYNATQVSGGKAVNIVSGGDLNMRGGIVEANRVTADVGGNLNIESLQDASVGQSRQSSSGFNLSLCIPPICYGVVATVGASAAGAKADGIFISPAVQSGIKAGDGGFDVKVAGNTDLKGAVIESTQAAIDAGKNSFSTGGTLTMSDLQNVSQSSGSSYSVSGSVGIGYTTAPQAATATTPATEMNSAWSGPNSRPGGSAGAGSVSGNSQTSVTRSGISGIAGDQSVRTGDNSSTGTLIKDWNTQTIIKDVQAQAQITAEFGQNASREVGAYANRKLDESKALYEQAAKATDPATKATLYAQADEIASNWKEGGAYRIAAHAVVGGLTGGAAGAAGAAASSVAIPMIGEQIAGLDIPVPVKQAIVMAMGATIGAAAGGSAGAASAFNETTNNYLTAANLLSRDQKIKACQASGDPACEVRILQEYDVTSAKNTGELKRSSLIEKQYLEQMRGDLEQLLLNPNVSEETKQQARKSINEINTAVNVIEKAPVIRDAAEVGLIAVDVALLGELAVARTLTTAVVKEFVLKRTGTSMSDSAAAKLTNDFYRDGVDATAWTVGKAGSMENNATGHWIKHGTEFPEFPSLAQYAEAAQNFVVNPPIGTLTKTARNGDVLLYDVSTNTFAVRTADGVPRTMFRPDPAAHGFRSNIDFWNSK from the coding sequence ATGGCGCACACAGGCAAGCAGACAGCTGTAGCCGCCTCGCAAAGCCGGGAAGTCGGTTCGGTCATCCAGGGGCAGGACAACGTGCGCCTCGCGGCCGGCAATAACCTGAACATCCGCGCGAGTGCCGTTCAGAGCACCGACGGCGCCTTGGTTGCCACGGCCAAGAACGACATCAACCTGACCGCGGGCCAGACCACCACCAGCGTTGCGACGGCCACGCAGAAAACTTCCAACGGCCTGTTCAGGAAGAGCAGTTCCAGCACCCTCGACAGCACCACCACCACCGAGGTGCTCTCCAGCAGCCTGAGCGGCAAGGCAGTGGCTGCAGTGGCCGGCAACGACATCAACCTGCAGGCCGCACAGCTTCACTCTGATGAAGCCATGAGCCTGTCGGCCGGCCGCGACATCAATCTCACGACCGCCACCAGCAGCAGCACCGAACTGCACGCCAGCCAGCAGCGCACCAGCAGCACGGCCTTGTCGCGCGCCTGGGCCTTGGCCTCCGATGCCGGCGGGCCGGTCGGCGGCTACGGCAACCGCAAGAATTCGGGCAACAGCACCAGCGTTGATATCACGACCCAAGCGGTCGGCACCACCATCTCGGCCGGCAACCTGCAGACCGTCAGCGGGCGCGACACCACCTTGCAAGCGGCGACCGTCGTGGCCGACGGCAACATCACCATGCTGGCCGGTCGCAACCTCACCATCGAGAGCGCCCAGAACACCGAGTTCAGCAGCAGTTCCTCGGCCAACGCCAAGAGCGGCTTTATCGGTTCCTGGTCGCAGCCTGGGTTGGGCCACATCAAAGACTTCGGCGCCCAGACCACCAGCCGCACCACCCAGCAGGCCAGCCAGGTGGCCAGCCTGACGGGTGACATCACGCTGGTGGCCGGCAACGAATACCGCCAGACCGCCAGCAGCGTGATGGCTGCGGGACAGGCCGGCCCGCTCGCAGGCGGCGACGTCAACATCCTTGCGAAGAACGTCACCATCAACGAGGCCTTCAACACCGAGCAGAGCATGACGATGCAGCGCAGTTCCAGCAGCAAGCTGGGCGGCAGCGCGAGCTTCATGGGCATCAGCACGGACACGCTCAGAGGTGGCTCCAACACCATCAAGGCCATGGGCGACACCGGCGATGGCCGCATGCAGGCCCTGGGTGCCGTCAACCTGGCCATGAGCGGCAAGCAGGCCTACGACGCTGCCAGTGCGCTCGCAGGCGGAGCCGGCGGGCTGAGCTACGGGGTGAGCGTGAGCGTCAGCCGCAACACCAGTCAGGCGACCAGTTTCAGCAACAGCAGCGAGGCCGTGGGCTCCAGCGTAGTGGGCTCGAACAACGTCAACATCGTGGCCACGGGCGGCGGCAAGGACTCCAACATCCGCGCCGTGGGCTCCACCATTGCGGCAGGCAATACCGTCAACCTGGCGGCCGACAACGACATCTCGCTGGAGGCCAGCAAGAACACCAGCGCGACGGTCGGCCAGAACTCCAGCCATGGCGCCAACGTGGGCGTCACCTTCGGGGCCGGCGCGCAGAACGGCTTCAGCATCCAGTTGGGCGTGAGCAACGGCAAGGGCAAGAACAACCAGAACGAGACCAGCTACAACGCCACGCAGGTCAGCGGCGGCAAGGCCGTCAACATCGTCTCGGGCGGCGACCTGAACATGCGCGGCGGCATCGTCGAAGCCAACCGGGTCACGGCCGACGTGGGCGGCAACCTGAACATCGAGAGCCTGCAGGACGCGAGCGTGGGCCAGTCGCGCCAAAGCAGCTCGGGCTTCAACCTGAGCTTGTGCATTCCGCCGATCTGCTACGGCGTGGTGGCCACCGTGGGGGCCAGCGCCGCCGGGGCCAAGGCGGACGGCATCTTCATCAGCCCGGCCGTGCAGTCGGGCATCAAGGCCGGCGATGGCGGCTTCGACGTGAAGGTGGCGGGCAACACCGACCTGAAGGGGGCGGTGATCGAGAGCACGCAGGCGGCCATCGATGCAGGCAAGAACAGCTTCAGCACGGGCGGTACGCTCACCATGAGCGACTTGCAGAACGTGAGCCAGTCGAGTGGCAGCAGCTATTCGGTCAGCGGCAGCGTTGGCATTGGCTACACCACGGCACCGCAGGCTGCGACGGCAACGACACCCGCCACGGAGATGAACTCGGCGTGGTCGGGACCGAACAGCCGGCCCGGTGGCAGTGCGGGCGCGGGCAGCGTCAGCGGCAATAGCCAGACCAGCGTCACGAGGTCCGGCATCTCGGGAATTGCGGGCGACCAGAGCGTCAGGACCGGGGACAACAGCAGCACCGGCACGCTGATCAAGGACTGGAACACGCAGACCATCATCAAGGACGTGCAGGCGCAGGCGCAGATTACGGCCGAGTTTGGCCAGAACGCTTCACGGGAAGTCGGAGCCTACGCCAACCGCAAGCTGGACGAATCCAAAGCTCTGTACGAGCAGGCAGCCAAGGCAACTGACCCCGCCACCAAGGCCACGCTGTATGCACAGGCTGACGAGATCGCGAGCAACTGGAAAGAAGGCGGTGCATACCGCATCGCTGCGCATGCAGTGGTAGGCGGGCTCACTGGTGGCGCGGCGGGTGCGGCTGGTGCGGCGGCGTCGAGCGTTGCCATTCCGATGATCGGCGAACAGATCGCTGGGCTCGACATTCCCGTGCCGGTCAAGCAGGCAATCGTCATGGCCATGGGGGCAACGATAGGCGCCGCTGCGGGTGGTTCGGCGGGCGCGGCCAGCGCATTCAACGAGACGACCAACAACTACCTCACTGCCGCCAACCTGCTCAGCCGAGATCAGAAGATCAAGGCCTGCCAAGCTTCCGGAGACCCGGCATGCGAAGTGCGGATCTTGCAGGAATACGACGTTACGAGCGCCAAGAACACCGGTGAGCTCAAGCGGAGTTCCCTCATCGAGAAGCAGTATCTCGAACAGATGCGCGGAGATCTCGAACAGTTGCTCTTGAATCCGAACGTTAGCGAGGAAACCAAACAGCAGGCGAGGAAGAGCATCAATGAGATCAACACCGCGGTCAACGTGATCGAAAAGGCACCGGTGATCAGGGATGCCGCAGAGGTGGGCCTGATCGCCGTTGATGTGGCGCTACTGGGTGAACTTGCCGTCGCGCGGACATTGACTACTGCAGTTGTGAAGGAATTCGTGCTGAAACGCACGGGAACCAGCATGTCAGACTCTGCTGCGGCGAAGCTGACCAATGATTTTTATCGAGATGGTGTTGATGCCACCGCTTGGACCGTTGGCAAAGCTGGCAGCATGGAAAATAATGCGACAGGCCATTGGATTAAGCATGGTACTGAATTCCCTGAATTTCCTTCATTGGCTCAATATGCCGAAGCCGCGCAGAATTTTGTGGTTAATCCCCCAATAGGCACCCTTACAAAGACCGCAAGAAATGGCGACGTACTTCTCTATGACGTTAGTACAAACACGTTTGCAGTTCGCACAGCTGACGGGGTTCCAAGAACGATGTTCAGGCCAGATCCGGCAGCACATGGTTTTAGATCAAATATAGATTTTTGGAATTCAAAATGA